TGTATGGATTTCAATCTCTCCTTGGTCATTAGAGATTTCAACAACTCTATGCGCCACTATTCCTAAACCTTCCATATGTGTATCAAATGCAATTATATCCCCAACTGCGATTCGCTCTATGCTGGTTTTTTCAACCACAATAAGATCATAGGGGTTAAGCGTAGGTAACATGCTGTCAGAAGTTACTACCATTATAATGCTCCCATAGGGGTTGTTGCCTAATTGGCGATGGCATATGGTGCTACCTTGACAGCGAGTATTCTGGCACAATGCAACCTGTTTAGCACCTGCAGATTCCATCCTATTGCTCTGATTACCCCAAACCTTCTCTGAT
This sequence is a window from Nitrososphaerales archaeon. Protein-coding genes within it:
- a CDS encoding signal peptidase I — protein: MESAGAKQVALCQNTRCQGSTICHRQLGNNPYGSIIMVVTSDSMLPTLNPYDLIVVEKTSIERIAVGDIIAFDTHMEGLGIVAHRVVEISNDQGEIEIHTQGDNVESPDLWIVRTEDLIGKVIDVVPKMGIFLIEPVRYAIVAVIIVTAISLLREVTAKPSTPDQH